The Phoenix dactylifera cultivar Barhee BC4 chromosome 15, palm_55x_up_171113_PBpolish2nd_filt_p, whole genome shotgun sequence genome contains a region encoding:
- the LOC103697254 gene encoding probable N-acetyltransferase HLS1 — protein sequence MAEKGIVVREYEEERDRLRAEAMERMCEVGPSGEMSLFTDHLGDPASRVRHSPAFLMLVAEKSGPVKEIVGLIRGSVKTVTCGKTISRNAAAAPAAAAKRHDPLPIPIYTKVAYILGLRVSPFYRRMGTGMKLVRRLEDWFKEQGAEYAYMATEKDNEASIRLFTGRCGYSKFRTPAILVHPVFAHRRTIPGSVRILRLPPADAETLYRRRFSTTEFFPRDIDAVLSNPLSFGTFLAVPAAAASGGRGGWEWPGAEEFLAAPPESWAVVSVWNCGGVFRLEVRGASRVRRGLAWATRAADRALPWLRIPSVPDIFRPFGALFLYGIGGEGPAAAGMVGALCRHAHNMGRGAPGGCGVVAAEVAACDPLRRGIPHWRRLSCAEDLWCVKRLAEGYGDGGAVGDWTKSTPGESIFVDPREL from the exons ATGGCGGAAAAGGGAATTGTGGTGAGAGAGTACGAGGAGGAGAGGGACCGCCTGAGGGCGGAGGCCATGGAGCGGATGTGCGAGGTGGGACCCAGCGGTGAGATGAGTCTCTTCACCGACCACCTCGGCGACCCCGCCTCCCGCGTCCGCCACTCCCCGGCCTTCCTCATGCTG GTGGCGGAAAAAAGTGGGCCGGTGAAAGAGATCGTGGGGCTTATTCGCGGCAGCGTGAAGACCGTCACCTGCGGCAAGACCATCTCACGtaacgccgccgccgcccctgcCGCCGCCGCGAAGCGCCACGACCCGCTCCCCATCCCTATCTACACTAAAGTCGCCTACATCCTCGGCCTCCGCGTCTCCCCCTTCTACCG gaGGATGGGAACTGGGATGAAGCTGGTGAGAAGGTTGGAGGACTGGTTCAAAGAGCAGGGGGCGGAGTACGCGTACATGGCGACGGAGAAGGACAATGAAGCATCGATTCGGCTGTTCACCGGGCGGTGCGGGTACTCCAAGTTCCGGACACCGGCGATCCTGGTCCACCCGGTGTTCGCCCACCGCCGCACCATTCCCGGAAGCGTCCGCATCCTCCGCCTTCCCCCGGCCGACGCCGAGACCCTCTACCGCCGCCGCTTCTCCACCACGGAGTTCTTCCCCCGAGACATCGATGCCGTCCTCTCCAACCCCCTCTCCTTCGGCACCTTCCTGGCCGTGCCTGCGGCCGCCGCCAGCGGCGGACGGGGAGGATGGGAATGGCCGGGGGCGGAGGAGTTCCTGGCGGCGCCGCCGGAGTCGTGGGCGGTGGTGAGCGTGTGGAACTGCGGGGGGGTGTTCCGGCTGGAGGTGCGGGGGGCGTCGAGGGTGCGGCGGGGGCTGGCGTGGGCGACGCGGGCGGCGGACCGGGCGCTGCCGTGGCTGCGGATCCCCTCGGTGCCGGACATATTCCGGCCGTTCGGGGCGCTGTTTCTGTATGGAATAGGGGGGgaggggccggcggcggcggggatGGTGGGAGCGCTGTGCCGGCACGCGCACAACATGGGGAGGGGGGCGCCGGGAGGGTGCGGGGTGGTGGCGGCGGAGGTGGCGGCGTGCGATCCGCTCCGGCGGGGGATCCCGCACTGGCGGAGGCTGTCGTGCGCGGAGGACCTGTGGTGCGTGAAGCGGCTGGCGGAGGGCTACGGCGACGGCGGGGCGGTGGGGGACTGGACCAAGTCGACGCCGGGGGAGTCGATATTCGTGGACCCCAGGGAGTTATGA